In Microbacterium sp. 1.5R, the following are encoded in one genomic region:
- the gabT gene encoding 4-aminobutyrate--2-oxoglutarate transaminase, with protein sequence MALLDTAAVAVPLGGPDLPQERRLVTDLPGPRSAEILARKADAVAAGVGHTVPVAAVAAGGGVVVDADGNSLIDLGSGIAVTTVGNAHPKIAAAVAAQAAQFTHTCFMISPYESYIGVAEALNRLTPGDFAKKSALFNSGAEAVENAIKIARKHTGRQAVVAFDHGYHGRTNLTMALTAKSMPYKSGFGPFAPEVYRAPMSYPFRDGLDGAEAAARVILQLEKQIGADNLAAVIIEPIQGEGGFIVPAEGFLPAIASWSRANGVVFIADEVQTGFARTGHMFASEIFGIEPDLITTAKGIAGGLPLAAVTGRSEIMDASHAGGLGGTYGGNPIACAAALAAIDVFENDGVIERAREIGEILTARLGAMQEKDTRIGDIRGHGAMIAAEFVDPETNAPDAALTSAVAKACVAQGVIVLTCGTYGNVIRFLPPLSIGDDLLNEGLDVVAAALAATAG encoded by the coding sequence ATGGCTCTCCTCGACACCGCAGCTGTTGCAGTCCCGCTCGGCGGACCCGACCTCCCCCAGGAGCGTCGTCTCGTCACCGACCTTCCCGGCCCCCGCTCGGCCGAGATCCTCGCCCGCAAGGCCGATGCCGTCGCCGCCGGCGTCGGGCACACGGTTCCCGTCGCGGCCGTCGCCGCCGGCGGGGGAGTGGTCGTGGATGCCGACGGCAACTCGCTGATCGACCTCGGCTCCGGCATTGCCGTGACGACCGTCGGCAACGCGCACCCCAAGATCGCCGCAGCCGTGGCCGCGCAGGCCGCGCAGTTCACACACACCTGCTTCATGATCTCGCCGTACGAGTCGTACATCGGCGTCGCCGAAGCGCTCAACCGCCTCACTCCCGGCGACTTCGCCAAGAAGAGCGCCCTGTTCAACTCCGGCGCCGAGGCCGTCGAGAACGCGATCAAGATCGCCCGCAAGCACACCGGTCGCCAGGCCGTCGTCGCCTTCGACCACGGCTACCACGGCCGCACCAACCTCACCATGGCGCTGACCGCGAAGTCGATGCCGTACAAGAGCGGCTTCGGCCCGTTCGCCCCCGAGGTGTACCGTGCGCCGATGTCGTACCCGTTCCGCGACGGTCTCGACGGCGCAGAGGCCGCCGCCCGCGTGATCCTGCAGCTCGAGAAGCAGATCGGCGCCGACAACCTCGCCGCCGTCATCATCGAGCCGATCCAGGGAGAGGGCGGCTTCATCGTCCCGGCGGAGGGCTTCCTCCCGGCGATCGCCTCGTGGTCCCGCGCGAACGGCGTCGTGTTCATCGCCGACGAGGTGCAGACCGGCTTCGCCCGCACCGGCCACATGTTCGCGAGCGAGATCTTCGGCATCGAGCCCGACCTCATCACGACCGCCAAGGGCATCGCGGGCGGTCTGCCCCTCGCCGCCGTCACGGGGCGCTCCGAGATCATGGACGCCTCGCACGCAGGCGGCCTCGGCGGCACCTACGGCGGAAACCCGATCGCCTGCGCTGCGGCGCTCGCCGCGATCGATGTGTTCGAGAACGACGGCGTGATCGAGCGCGCTCGCGAGATCGGCGAGATCCTCACGGCACGCCTCGGAGCCATGCAGGAGAAGGACACCCGCATCGGAGACATCCGCGGCCACGGCGCCATGATCGCCGCCGAGTTCGTCGACCCCGAGACCAACGCGCCCGACGCCGCCCTCACCTCCGCGGTCGCCAAGGCCTGCGTCGCGCAGGGCGTCATCGTCCTGACGTGCGGCACCTA